A region from the Treponema pallidum subsp. pallidum str. Nichols genome encodes:
- a CDS encoding aminotransferase class I/II-fold pyridoxal phosphate-dependent enzyme, protein MDLSEGARALNAALEGTVVHALLSPLGLRAYFPHGIVAQNAEARMRAPDMNGAVGMVLRHGVPVLRDTLHALVPDLSSSEIVSYAPTAGIPALRERWARRLCARDPVLCPDEPDVAAMQSAAEQGEHSCAAVFPKMSLPIVLPGLTAALSCAMDLFVGAGQTVLVPAPRWENYDLMLAVRCAATPVPFSLFRAGRFDLSACKEALDAQASDGVIRLILNFPHNPSGYTPTEEEAQQLYEVVYAYADAGCAVLVICDDAYSGFEYEASLMRGSFFARFAQAHKNICALKIDGLTKEEYAWGLRVGFLSCAGLALGVSQYQAFEKKVMGMIRASLSCTATLTQTLALRLLAEEDEPAGLGSATARERHQFFQLMCARYREVQRVVRDLTWSTTECGAAVPLRVEFLPCNSGYFTCIRCIGFSAETLRQYLLEQCGIGTVAIDEQHLRVAFSALELPAIERVLRAVVHTAVQLSCVGEGSRS, encoded by the coding sequence ATGGACCTCTCTGAAGGCGCGCGTGCGTTAAACGCTGCTCTTGAAGGAACGGTGGTGCACGCGCTGTTATCTCCTCTTGGTTTGCGCGCGTATTTTCCCCACGGGATTGTTGCACAGAATGCAGAGGCGCGGATGCGTGCGCCTGATATGAATGGGGCGGTTGGCATGGTTCTGCGTCATGGGGTGCCGGTGCTTCGTGATACGTTGCATGCGCTTGTTCCTGATCTTTCTTCTTCTGAAATAGTTTCCTACGCGCCGACTGCAGGTATTCCTGCGCTCCGCGAGCGCTGGGCGCGGCGTTTGTGTGCGCGTGATCCTGTGTTGTGTCCGGATGAACCGGACGTTGCAGCAATGCAGAGTGCAGCAGAGCAGGGAGAGCATTCTTGTGCGGCAGTTTTTCCAAAGATGTCGCTTCCTATCGTGTTGCCGGGACTTACGGCAGCGTTGTCCTGTGCTATGGACTTATTTGTGGGTGCAGGACAGACGGTTTTGGTGCCGGCACCGCGCTGGGAAAATTATGATCTCATGCTAGCAGTGCGTTGTGCGGCAACGCCGGTTCCCTTTTCTCTTTTTCGAGCGGGGCGCTTTGATTTGAGCGCGTGCAAGGAAGCGCTGGACGCACAGGCTTCGGATGGGGTGATAAGGTTAATTTTGAATTTCCCCCATAATCCGTCAGGTTATACCCCCACGGAAGAGGAGGCACAGCAATTATACGAGGTGGTGTATGCTTATGCTGACGCAGGGTGTGCGGTACTGGTGATTTGTGACGATGCGTATAGCGGGTTCGAGTATGAGGCGTCTTTGATGCGTGGCTCTTTTTTTGCGCGCTTTGCGCAAGCGCACAAGAATATCTGCGCGTTAAAGATAGATGGGTTAACGAAGGAAGAGTACGCATGGGGATTACGCGTGGGTTTTCTAAGCTGTGCAGGACTCGCTCTTGGTGTTTCCCAGTACCAGGCTTTTGAAAAAAAAGTCATGGGGATGATCCGTGCATCACTTTCATGTACTGCCACGCTTACGCAGACGCTTGCGCTGCGTCTGTTGGCTGAAGAGGATGAGCCTGCTGGGTTGGGTTCAGCCACGGCACGTGAGAGACACCAATTTTTTCAGTTGATGTGTGCACGCTACCGAGAGGTGCAGCGCGTGGTACGTGATCTTACCTGGAGCACAACGGAGTGTGGGGCTGCGGTACCGCTGCGTGTTGAGTTTTTGCCGTGTAATTCTGGTTATTTTACCTGTATCCGTTGCATAGGTTTTTCTGCAGAAACACTGCGCCAATATCTGCTCGAACAGTGCGGAATAGGAACTGTGGCAATTGATGAGCAGCATCTTCGAGTGGCTTTCAGCGCACTTGAGTTACCTGCTATCGAGCGGGTGCTGCGCGCAGTTGTACATACTGCTGTGCAACTGTCTTGCGTTGGTGAGGGCTCACGGTCTTAG
- the dnaK gene encoding molecular chaperone DnaK has product MGKIIGIDLGTTNSCVAIMEGGEPVVIQNAEGGRTTPSIIGFTSDGGRVVGQPAKNQMVTNPEHTIYSIKRFIGSRFNELTGEAKKVPYKIVPQGDDVRVEVEGKLYSTQEISAFILQKMKKTAEDYLGEAVTEAVITVPAYFNDAQRQATKDAGKIAGLDVKRIINEPTAASLAFGFNKDSKREKIIAVYDLGGGTFDISILELGDGVFEVKSTNGDTHLGGDDFDARIVQWLEQGFKSDTGIDLGNDRMALQRLREAAEKAKIALSSSASTEINLPFITADANGPKHLQRTLSRSEFEKMTDDLFERTKEPCRKALKDAGISADRIDEILLVGGSTRMPKVAHVIKDVFGKEGSKGVNPDEAVAIGAAIQGGILGGDVKDVLLLDVTPLSLGIETMGGVFTPLISRNTTIPTRKSQVFSTAADGQTAVSIHVLQGERGMANQNRTLGNFDLVGIPPAPRGVPQIEVTFDIDANGIVHVSAKDLGTGKEQHIRIESSSGLSESEIDRMVKEAEANAESDKREREKIEARNVADSLIYQTEKTLKEAGDGVNAADRARIDEAIAELKTVLSGDDVASIKAKTEILQQASYKIAEEMYKRQAAAGAAAGKKSDAPSGNEAEGGDVDYEVVKDEDSK; this is encoded by the coding sequence ACTTGGGAACGACAAATTCATGTGTTGCGATCATGGAGGGGGGGGAGCCCGTTGTCATTCAAAATGCCGAAGGGGGAAGGACTACGCCCTCCATTATCGGTTTCACCTCTGATGGTGGACGCGTCGTCGGTCAGCCAGCAAAAAACCAAATGGTTACTAATCCGGAACATACTATCTATTCGATAAAGCGCTTTATCGGCAGTCGTTTCAATGAACTGACCGGTGAAGCAAAAAAGGTGCCCTACAAAATTGTTCCACAGGGAGACGACGTGCGCGTTGAGGTGGAGGGTAAGCTTTACTCTACGCAGGAGATCTCCGCGTTCATTTTGCAAAAAATGAAGAAGACAGCTGAGGATTATTTGGGCGAGGCAGTCACAGAGGCAGTCATTACCGTTCCGGCTTACTTTAACGATGCACAGCGTCAGGCAACCAAGGATGCGGGGAAGATAGCAGGGCTCGATGTGAAGCGTATTATTAATGAGCCGACTGCTGCGTCGCTTGCCTTTGGTTTTAACAAAGACTCTAAGAGAGAGAAGATTATTGCTGTGTATGATCTTGGGGGGGGTACCTTTGACATATCCATCTTGGAACTCGGTGACGGTGTTTTTGAAGTCAAGTCAACGAATGGGGACACTCACCTGGGGGGCGATGACTTTGATGCACGTATCGTGCAATGGCTGGAGCAGGGCTTCAAGAGTGACACGGGTATCGACTTGGGCAACGACCGCATGGCGTTGCAGCGGCTGAGAGAAGCGGCGGAGAAAGCAAAGATAGCGCTTTCTTCCTCTGCGAGTACCGAGATTAATTTGCCCTTCATTACTGCAGATGCCAATGGGCCAAAGCATCTCCAGAGGACTCTCTCTCGATCTGAGTTTGAGAAGATGACTGATGATCTTTTTGAGCGGACCAAAGAGCCTTGCCGCAAGGCGCTCAAAGACGCCGGAATTAGTGCGGACAGGATCGATGAGATTCTCTTAGTTGGTGGTTCCACGCGCATGCCCAAAGTAGCGCACGTGATCAAAGATGTCTTTGGGAAAGAAGGATCGAAGGGAGTCAATCCTGACGAGGCTGTCGCAATTGGCGCTGCAATTCAAGGAGGTATCCTCGGGGGGGACGTGAAGGATGTACTTCTCTTAGACGTTACGCCTCTTTCTCTAGGAATTGAAACAATGGGCGGGGTGTTCACTCCGCTTATCAGTCGTAATACCACCATCCCCACGCGCAAGAGTCAGGTGTTTTCCACCGCAGCTGATGGGCAGACGGCAGTTTCCATTCACGTGCTGCAGGGGGAGCGTGGCATGGCGAACCAAAACCGGACGCTCGGTAATTTTGATCTAGTAGGAATTCCCCCTGCTCCGCGGGGAGTGCCGCAAATTGAAGTGACGTTTGACATTGATGCGAATGGTATCGTGCACGTTTCTGCCAAAGACCTAGGGACGGGAAAAGAGCAGCACATCCGCATTGAAAGTTCGAGTGGTCTGAGCGAAAGTGAAATCGACCGCATGGTAAAGGAAGCCGAAGCGAATGCAGAAAGTGATAAGCGTGAGCGGGAGAAAATCGAAGCACGTAACGTGGCTGACTCCCTAATCTATCAGACGGAAAAGACGCTCAAGGAGGCGGGAGACGGGGTGAACGCTGCGGACCGCGCGCGCATAGACGAGGCGATCGCAGAGTTGAAGACGGTGCTCTCAGGCGACGACGTCGCATCGATCAAAGCGAAGACTGAGATCTTGCAGCAAGCTTCCTACAAAATTGCGGAGGAAATGTATAAACGTCAAGCAGCAGCGGGTGCCGCTGCAGGTAAGAAGAGTGATGCACCCTCTGGCAATGAGGCAGAAGGTGGTGACGTTGATTACGAGGTAGTGAAGGACGAAGATTCAAAGTAG
- the dnaJ gene encoding molecular chaperone DnaJ, whose product MAKKDYYEVLGISKTASGEEIKKAYRRLAIQFHPDRNQGNKEAEERFKEATEAYEVLIDAQKRAAYDRYGFDGLKDMHGAHGFNSSAFQGFEDIFGGGFSDIFENIFGTSSRRGGSGNDGSGGSGRGANLRYDLQISFEEAVYGKKSELHYVRDETCITCKGAGSASGGRKMCPDCKGTGQIRRSTGFFSIAQSCARCGGEGTIIESPCARCAGSGIERKKQKIIVSIPAGVEEGRRITIPRQGNAGRAGGAYGDLYVFVFVRAHEYFEREGADLYCATSISVTQAILGAQVTVRALDGSAQQVRVPAGTQGGALLRVKGMGVPLARGAGDLYVKVLVRIPTTLSARSRALLAEISQEEGENAHPPLLELSSLK is encoded by the coding sequence GTGGCAAAGAAGGATTATTACGAGGTTCTCGGTATCTCAAAGACCGCGAGTGGAGAAGAAATCAAAAAGGCGTACCGGCGGCTGGCTATTCAGTTTCATCCTGACCGTAATCAGGGAAATAAAGAGGCGGAGGAACGCTTCAAGGAGGCTACCGAAGCCTATGAGGTGCTCATTGATGCACAGAAGCGTGCCGCGTACGATCGGTATGGCTTTGATGGCCTGAAGGATATGCACGGTGCGCATGGCTTTAACTCTTCGGCCTTTCAGGGGTTCGAAGATATTTTTGGGGGTGGCTTTTCTGATATCTTTGAAAATATTTTTGGGACTTCGTCTCGCCGCGGCGGTTCAGGGAACGACGGCTCGGGTGGCTCCGGGCGTGGGGCAAACTTGCGTTATGATTTGCAAATCTCTTTTGAAGAAGCAGTGTACGGGAAAAAGAGTGAGCTGCACTATGTGCGCGACGAAACGTGTATTACCTGCAAGGGTGCCGGCTCGGCCAGCGGTGGGCGTAAGATGTGTCCAGATTGCAAGGGTACGGGGCAGATTCGGCGTAGTACAGGTTTTTTCTCTATTGCGCAAAGTTGTGCGCGCTGTGGTGGTGAGGGGACGATTATCGAAAGTCCCTGTGCACGGTGTGCGGGTAGTGGCATTGAGCGTAAAAAGCAAAAAATTATCGTCAGTATTCCGGCAGGTGTAGAAGAAGGGCGGCGCATTACTATTCCCCGTCAGGGAAACGCCGGTCGCGCAGGCGGTGCCTACGGGGACCTGTACGTGTTTGTGTTTGTTCGTGCGCATGAGTATTTCGAACGTGAAGGTGCTGACCTGTACTGTGCAACTTCGATATCGGTAACCCAAGCGATTTTGGGCGCGCAGGTGACGGTGCGGGCATTAGATGGATCTGCGCAGCAGGTGCGGGTTCCGGCCGGCACGCAGGGAGGTGCGCTTTTGCGTGTTAAGGGTATGGGGGTCCCACTGGCGCGCGGGGCGGGGGATTTGTACGTAAAGGTATTGGTGCGTATTCCAACTACGCTTTCTGCACGGTCGCGTGCGCTCTTAGCGGAGATTTCTCAAGAGGAAGGGGAAAACGCCCATCCGCCGTTGCTTGAACTTTCAAGTCTCAAGTAG
- a CDS encoding STAS domain-containing protein, whose translation MDNINIAKDVRPGCVLLTVTGAVSSYTYGEFESRVHGALKENHVVLDLSGVTAMSSSGLGVLISAYDEGLKYQRRLCILNPSESVRRAIELTGFSEMFTVIKSLDELD comes from the coding sequence ATGGATAATATAAATATCGCCAAAGACGTTCGGCCTGGGTGCGTTTTATTAACGGTGACTGGAGCGGTCAGCTCCTATACTTACGGGGAGTTTGAGTCGCGTGTGCATGGGGCGCTCAAAGAGAATCACGTTGTTTTGGATCTCTCCGGCGTGACGGCTATGTCTTCTTCGGGATTGGGGGTGCTTATCTCTGCATACGATGAGGGACTGAAGTACCAGCGTCGTCTGTGCATTCTTAATCCTTCTGAGAGCGTACGCAGAGCGATAGAGCTGACCGGCTTCTCTGAAATGTTCACGGTAATTAAATCATTAGATGAGTTGGACTAA
- a CDS encoding PP2C family protein-serine/threonine phosphatase codes for MIRRRLAIVKAGSFALLALFFSIFLRFLSPRYSFLGRFVSARDMALLISRYEHLPELSSRDRALLVGFVFMIFALALTEIQRYAHGRIRLVVYRQTETRLFEHFITLLRFCYRNEQLVAAFQEVLEYRADCAVLLMDTISNRVIYNSAARFVSDTRTYDLVLHKFSMDYTWHWSDGIYFFDDDLCLMSDRRRARGVCLSSGELRLFIVCRFIRAVEREVISLLFKEFEEYLNRKRNMSTLLLYSHVSQEWAMMARVQRALLPKALPHTKEICVGAFYQPLVNVSGDYYDVISIDEHLFLFVIGDVSGKGLAASLVMGVVLSTIRIVEDKKNLPEILYAVDRAVKRMHLHDKYTTLFLGLIDTAGMNIRYINASMESPLVFTQAGEAHEVYHLHSNCPVIGIVDLPPIQIHERTLCPGDVMVMVSDGVVEVVNAQGVELRDADEYLHILERHVGEHPAQMAQSIAALALNFSADRTTHDDMTIVTVQVKR; via the coding sequence GTGATTCGCAGAAGGCTCGCAATTGTAAAGGCAGGTTCATTCGCACTCCTGGCGCTTTTTTTTTCAATATTTTTGCGCTTTCTCAGTCCGCGGTATTCGTTTCTCGGTCGTTTCGTTTCTGCGCGCGATATGGCGCTGTTGATTTCTCGGTATGAGCATTTGCCTGAGCTTTCTTCGCGTGATCGAGCCTTGCTGGTAGGTTTCGTTTTCATGATTTTTGCGCTTGCGCTTACAGAAATCCAACGCTATGCGCACGGGCGCATCCGTCTTGTTGTCTATCGACAAACTGAAACGCGTCTTTTTGAACATTTTATTACACTGCTGCGCTTTTGCTACCGTAATGAACAACTTGTTGCTGCCTTCCAGGAGGTGCTTGAATATCGCGCCGATTGCGCAGTGCTCTTAATGGATACGATAAGTAATCGTGTTATTTACAACAGTGCTGCACGATTTGTTTCAGACACACGCACGTATGATCTTGTGCTTCATAAGTTTTCTATGGACTACACGTGGCACTGGTCAGACGGTATATATTTTTTTGATGATGATCTGTGTCTTATGTCTGACCGACGTCGGGCTCGTGGGGTATGTCTTTCCAGTGGAGAGCTGCGTCTTTTTATAGTATGTCGTTTTATCCGTGCTGTTGAGCGCGAAGTTATATCGCTCTTGTTCAAAGAGTTTGAAGAGTATTTAAATCGAAAGAGGAACATGAGCACTTTGTTGTTGTACTCCCATGTATCCCAGGAATGGGCAATGATGGCGCGTGTACAGCGCGCACTTTTGCCTAAGGCGCTCCCACATACCAAGGAAATATGCGTCGGGGCATTCTATCAGCCACTGGTTAATGTATCTGGGGATTATTACGACGTTATTTCAATTGATGAACACCTGTTTTTATTTGTAATTGGAGATGTTTCTGGCAAAGGTTTGGCCGCGTCGTTAGTTATGGGTGTTGTGCTCAGTACGATTCGCATCGTGGAAGACAAAAAGAATCTTCCTGAGATTTTGTATGCGGTGGACCGGGCAGTAAAGCGTATGCATCTCCACGATAAGTACACGACCTTATTCTTGGGATTAATTGACACAGCGGGTATGAATATTCGCTACATTAACGCATCGATGGAAAGTCCCCTTGTCTTTACCCAGGCGGGAGAGGCGCACGAAGTGTATCATCTTCATTCGAATTGTCCAGTTATTGGCATTGTGGATCTGCCCCCTATACAGATTCATGAGCGTACGTTGTGTCCTGGGGATGTAATGGTCATGGTATCAGACGGGGTAGTTGAAGTAGTCAATGCCCAAGGAGTAGAGCTGCGCGACGCCGATGAGTATCTTCACATATTAGAGCGCCATGTGGGTGAACACCCTGCGCAGATGGCTCAAAGTATTGCAGCTCTAGCATTGAATTTCAGTGCGGATCGCACTACCCATGACGACATGACCATTGTGACTGTGCAGGTGAAGAGGTAG
- a CDS encoding PP2C family protein-serine/threonine phosphatase: MGLLFFSYLFVAVFVFDVFCLKFYTRRAYALLANIALVSGVASFFLSLSLTAVLYGKMNIQAFLFKIALIFFTHASYLFSDMAYQLPYFKKNKRFFLCNTTIHLFGILIIIFGMGPFKWNVLVSFKFYQNYLFSSVSGIVLYAALFFLIIPCVTFATLVKKAFMMKSIAYRQQLLFLAGAVALGFITWVIILFLFAVFPWVFVFFPLGGVFIVLFSQWAFASTGIVSFKEVVFALSRFVLCTVGFSCTAGYISVFWVHRFSTLDMQFVFGFFIVYALFALRDYAFDACSVFFGEIADSGQKLAAELQALDYTAKPAQVLRTFMDTLRMRIACRGLTFLLADEAGVFKTVYSDFEEMATHEMEHQSLQYFFNQDVLMIRKSDPVIDHARQAIRTDILHFFDITHAQMIVLIREAQKLIGCLCFGMKNNGVEYSNHDQHVLEKLYSHFVLVSYYLQNIAKQDVVITVDKELKMSHQIIESIQRKRDFIQDASVEVDSIAYSAHQLGGDFVDFIKLSEKRYLLVIGDVSGKGLAASMSMVILKSVLSTFLRGLCLEETAVFTTFIEKINRFIKDNLPCGTFFAGVFCILDLATHTLYYANCGIPLMSMYVASYKNVVEIQGEGRVLGFVKDVMPFLRVRKVQLGQGDVVVFSTDGMVEVQNLQRERFGNERVDRILQESHGLPVSQITRTIYARLCEFMARDMQDDVTVLAIKCLGPR; encoded by the coding sequence ATGGGGTTGCTATTTTTTTCTTACCTCTTTGTCGCGGTTTTTGTTTTCGACGTATTCTGTTTAAAGTTTTACACAAGGCGCGCGTATGCACTGCTGGCAAATATAGCCTTGGTATCAGGTGTAGCCTCTTTTTTCTTGTCTTTGTCGCTCACCGCTGTCCTGTACGGTAAAATGAATATCCAGGCATTTTTATTTAAAATTGCACTGATATTTTTTACCCACGCTTCATATCTGTTTTCTGACATGGCGTATCAACTACCCTATTTTAAAAAAAATAAGAGATTTTTCTTATGTAATACGACGATTCATTTGTTTGGAATTCTCATAATCATATTTGGCATGGGTCCGTTTAAATGGAACGTTCTGGTGAGTTTTAAATTTTACCAAAATTATTTGTTTTCTTCTGTTTCGGGTATTGTGTTATACGCGGCGCTTTTTTTTCTAATCATTCCCTGTGTTACGTTCGCAACTTTGGTGAAAAAAGCATTCATGATGAAAAGTATTGCATATCGGCAACAACTCCTGTTTCTCGCGGGGGCAGTGGCTTTGGGTTTTATCACGTGGGTTATTATCTTGTTCTTGTTTGCGGTTTTTCCCTGGGTGTTTGTGTTTTTTCCCTTAGGAGGTGTATTTATAGTTTTATTTTCTCAGTGGGCATTTGCGTCTACTGGAATTGTTTCCTTTAAAGAAGTGGTGTTTGCGCTATCGCGTTTTGTGTTATGCACGGTGGGGTTTTCATGTACAGCAGGTTACATATCGGTATTTTGGGTGCACCGTTTTTCTACGCTTGATATGCAGTTTGTATTTGGTTTTTTTATCGTATATGCGCTGTTTGCTCTACGTGATTATGCCTTTGATGCATGTAGCGTGTTTTTTGGGGAAATTGCTGATTCTGGACAGAAGTTAGCCGCAGAGCTTCAAGCATTAGATTACACGGCAAAACCTGCGCAGGTACTCCGTACGTTTATGGACACATTGCGTATGCGCATCGCGTGTAGAGGATTGACATTTTTACTTGCTGACGAGGCAGGCGTATTCAAGACGGTGTATTCTGATTTTGAAGAGATGGCAACGCATGAGATGGAACATCAGTCGTTACAGTATTTTTTCAATCAAGATGTTCTTATGATCAGAAAATCGGATCCAGTTATTGACCATGCACGTCAGGCAATTCGGACAGATATCCTGCATTTTTTTGATATAACGCACGCCCAGATGATTGTCTTGATTCGGGAAGCTCAAAAACTTATTGGATGTCTATGTTTTGGTATGAAAAACAACGGCGTAGAATATAGCAATCATGATCAGCATGTTTTAGAAAAGTTGTATTCACACTTTGTATTGGTTTCCTATTACTTACAGAATATTGCAAAGCAAGACGTGGTTATCACGGTGGACAAAGAACTTAAAATGTCCCATCAGATTATTGAGTCAATACAACGGAAAAGGGATTTTATTCAGGATGCCTCCGTTGAGGTGGATTCAATTGCGTATTCTGCGCACCAACTTGGGGGCGATTTTGTTGATTTCATTAAACTGTCCGAGAAAAGATACCTGCTAGTTATCGGGGATGTATCGGGGAAAGGTCTGGCAGCGAGTATGTCAATGGTGATTTTGAAGTCTGTACTGAGTACCTTTCTGCGGGGACTGTGCCTGGAAGAAACGGCAGTATTTACAACCTTTATTGAGAAGATAAACCGGTTTATCAAAGACAATTTGCCGTGTGGGACTTTTTTTGCGGGTGTATTCTGTATTCTTGACCTGGCAACCCATACGCTCTACTATGCGAACTGTGGCATACCGCTCATGTCGATGTACGTCGCTTCATACAAGAACGTGGTGGAGATACAAGGCGAGGGGCGCGTGCTGGGTTTTGTTAAAGATGTTATGCCCTTTTTGCGGGTGAGGAAAGTTCAACTCGGTCAGGGGGACGTGGTGGTATTTTCCACTGATGGAATGGTAGAAGTACAAAATTTGCAGCGGGAGCGCTTTGGTAACGAGCGTGTGGATAGGATTCTACAGGAAAGTCATGGTCTTCCGGTTTCTCAAATTACCCGTACTATTTATGCTCGGCTGTGTGAGTTTATGGCGCGAGATATGCAGGATGATGTAACTGTTCTGGCAATAAAGTGCCTTGGGCCTCGGTAG
- a CDS encoding M15 family metallopeptidase, which yields MSWTKWRVGTACAYAGYVLVALGNAVSPQGVDRVDLHRVRAAAKRAALPARLATRLCAQGREFLQELDAVLTTEGYLLRLVDKKHPLPETFVPKHLVPVREQWLFFSKGRSLLLTKIAYEALHQLIQAAARDGVALSVGSAYRSFAYQKKLFSWYAQEHGMQEAMRFSAREGTSQHQLGTVVDFGSITPAFARSDAGRWTQRNAHRFGWSLSFPPGYEQVTGYVWEPWHFRYVGVRACALQKKWFEDIQQYMLGFIHEWKVNASS from the coding sequence ATGAGTTGGACTAAGTGGCGCGTTGGAACTGCGTGTGCGTATGCAGGGTACGTGTTAGTTGCTCTGGGAAATGCGGTCTCGCCGCAGGGCGTGGATCGGGTGGATCTGCATCGTGTGCGTGCTGCTGCGAAGCGCGCGGCGCTTCCTGCGCGCCTTGCTACGCGTTTGTGTGCACAGGGGAGGGAGTTTTTGCAAGAGCTCGACGCGGTACTTACCACGGAGGGGTATCTGTTGCGTTTGGTTGACAAGAAACATCCCCTGCCAGAAACGTTCGTGCCGAAGCATCTGGTGCCGGTGCGTGAGCAGTGGCTCTTTTTTTCAAAGGGGAGGTCGCTCCTTTTAACTAAGATTGCGTACGAAGCGTTACATCAGCTGATTCAGGCGGCTGCGCGTGACGGGGTGGCACTGTCCGTTGGTTCTGCCTATCGCTCTTTTGCGTATCAGAAAAAGTTGTTCTCCTGGTATGCGCAGGAGCATGGCATGCAGGAGGCTATGCGTTTTTCCGCGCGAGAAGGAACAAGTCAGCACCAGTTGGGGACGGTAGTGGATTTCGGTTCTATCACGCCGGCGTTTGCACGGAGTGATGCAGGGAGGTGGACGCAGCGCAACGCCCATCGTTTTGGATGGTCGCTGTCTTTTCCCCCTGGTTACGAGCAGGTGACGGGGTATGTATGGGAGCCGTGGCATTTCCGTTATGTAGGGGTGCGTGCGTGCGCACTCCAAAAGAAGTGGTTTGAGGATATCCAGCAATACATGCTTGGATTTATTCATGAATGGAAGGTGAACGCATCGTCGTGA